A genomic region of Alligator mississippiensis isolate rAllMis1 chromosome 4, rAllMis1, whole genome shotgun sequence contains the following coding sequences:
- the LOC132249849 gene encoding olfactory receptor 5AR1-like, translating into MANYCNSTIKDKDSFGSEPALAQRGEENRESVRNLWSLQAEVRNVLPCTERKVAATGPMDGANQTQVTEFVFLGFSRVLQGQAFVFLAFLVIYLVTLLGNCLILTLIVLDPQLHSPMYFFLGHLSILDMCYSSVTLPKILANLRHQRETISYQECMAQMFFLMTCAGAECALLTIMAFDRYVAICKPLHYTRIMSRGICILLALASWLWGILDSAIHTSLATDVSFCGANQIHHIFCDVPPLLKIACSDTYVNEITLHLASIFMGLSPFVLIIISYLYILLAILRICSNTGRRKAFSTCTSHLVVVTIYFGMANLNYNRPSSGYSLEVDTLVSTLYCILTPMLNPLIYSLRNQDVRGALRRTLRHHEKDNASPRTQPGVD; encoded by the exons ATGGCCAATTACTGTAATTCCACAATCAAGGACAAGGACAGCTTTggctcagagcctgccctggcccagcgGGGAG AGGAGAACAGAGAAAGCGTGAGAAATCTCTGGTCGCTGCAAGCTGAGGTCAGGAACGTGCTGCCGTGCACGGAACGAAAG gtagctgccactggccccatggACGGGGCGAACCAGACACAGGTGACAGAGTTCGTCTTCCTGGGCTTCTCCCGcgtcctgcagggccaggccttcGTCTTCCTGGCCTTCCTTGTCATCTACCTCGTCACACTGCTGGGGAACTGCCTGATCCTCACCCTCATCGTGCTGgatccccagctgcacagccccatgtacttcttcctcggCCACCTCTCCATCCTGGACATGTGCTACTCCTCCGTCACGCTGCCCAAGATCCTGGCCAACCTCCGGCACCAGCGGGAGACCATCTCCTACCAGGAGTGCATGGCACAGATGTTCTTCCTCATGACTTGTGCTGGGGCTGAGTGTGCACTCCTGACCATCATGGCCTTTGACCGGTACGTGGCCATCTGCAAACCCTTGCACTACACCCGCATCATGAGCAGGGGCATATGCATCCTGTTGGCCCTGGcatcctggctctggggcatccTGGACTCGGCCATCCACACCTCCCTGGCCACCGACGTCTCCTTCTGTGGAGCCAACCAGATCCACCACATCTTCTGCGACGTCCCTCCCCTGCTGAAGATCGCCTGCAGCGACACCTACGTCAATGAGATCACGTTACACTTGGCCAGTATCTTCATGGGCCTGAGCCCATTTGTGCTCATCATCATCTCGTACCTCTACATCCTGCTGGCCATCCTCCGCATCTGCTCCAACACGGGCAGGcgcaaagccttctccacctgcacctcccacctgGTCGTGGTCACCATCTACTTTGGGATGGCCAACCTGAACTACAACCGGCCCAGCAGTGGCTACTCCTTGGAGGTGGACACGCTGGTCTCCACACTGTACTGCATCCTCACCCCCATGCTCAACCCCCTCATCTACAGCCTCCGCAACCAGGACGTGAGGGGCGCCCTGAGGAGGACCCTGAGGCACCATGAGAAGGACAATGCATCCCCACGCACACAGCCAGGTGTGGACTAA
- the LOC102568062 gene encoding olfactory receptor 5V1: MDGVNQTQVTEFVFLGFSRVLQGQAFVFLAFLAIYLVTLLGNCLILTLIVLDPQLHSPMYFFLGHLAFLDMSYSSVTLPKILVNFIRQQETISYRECMAQMFFLMICAGTECALLTVMAFDRYMAICKPLHYTRIMSKKVCVPLAMACWLWGILDSAIHTFLATDVSFCGANQIHHIFCDVPPLLKITCSDTYVSEIMLHLASIFVGLIPFLLVLISYVYILLAILRIHSNTGRRKAFSTCTSHLVVVIIYFGMAILNYNRPSTGYSLEVDTLISTLYSIITPMLNPLIYSLRNQDVRGALRRALGHQKKDCVSPQSS; encoded by the coding sequence ATGGACGGGGTGAACCAGACGCAGGTGACAGAGTTCGTCTTCCTGGGCTTCTCCCGcgtcctgcagggccaggccttcGTCTTCCTGGCCTTCCTCGCCATCTACCTCGTCACCCTGCTGGGGAACTGCCTGATCCTCACCCTCATCGTGCTGgatccccagctgcacagccccatgtacttcttcctcggCCACCTCGCCTTCCTGGACATGAGTTACTCCTCCGTCACGCTGCCCAAGATCCTCGTCAACTTTATACGCCAGCAAGAGACCATCTCCTACCGGGAGTGCATGGCACAGATGTTCTTCCTCATGATCTGCGCGGGGACAGAGTGTGCACTGCTCACTGTCATGGCCTTTGACCGGTACATGGCCATCTGCAAACCCTTGCACTATACTCGCATAATGAGTAAGAAGGTGTGTGTCCCATTGGCCAtggcctgctggctctggggcatccTGGACTCAGCCATCCACACCTTCCTGGCCACGGACGTCTCCTTCTGTGGAGCCAACCAGATCCACCACATCTTCTGCGACGTCCCTCCTCTGCTGAAGATCACCTGCAGCGACACCTACGTCAGTGAGATCATGCTGCATTTGGCTAGTATCTTTGTGGGCTTAATCCCGTTTCTGCTCGTCCTCATTTCCTACGTCTACATCCTGCTGGCCATCCTCCGCATCCACTCCAACACGGGCAGGcgcaaagccttctccacctgcacctcccacctgGTCGTGGTCATCATCTACTTTGGGATGGCCATCCTGAACTACAACCGGCCCAGCACCGGCTATTCCCTGGAGGTGGACACGCTGATCTCCACTCTCTACTCCATCATCACCCCCATGCTCAACCCCCTCATCTACAGCCTCCGCAACCAGGACGTGAGGGGCGCCCTGAGGAGGGCTCTGGGGCACCAGAAGAAAGACTGTGTTTCTCCACAGAGCTCGTGA